A section of the Quatrionicoccus australiensis genome encodes:
- a CDS encoding heme lyase CcmF/NrfE family subunit, with protein sequence MIPELGHFALILATLVALILGTLPLLGAHRNHSAWIALARPAASAMALLLTISFGCLIQAFVTNDFSVVYAAQHSNSLLPLQYRVAAVWGGHEGSLLLWMLFLTWWAFAVAMLSRQLPEAMVARVLGTLGLVAFGFLLFILITSNPFERLLPAAAEGRDLNPLLQDFGLVIHPPLLYMGYVGFSVAFAFAIAALLSGQLDAAWARWSRPWTMAAWCFLTLGIAMGSWWAYYELGWGGWWFWDPVENASFMPWLVGTALIHSLAVTEKRGSFKNWTVLLAISAFSLSLLGTFLVRSGVLTSVHAFATDPRRGVFILIFLVAVIGSSLALFAWRAPKVGLGGRFGLVSRESLLLTNNVLLVVACATVLLGTLYPLLIDALGVGKISVGPPYFNAVFVPVMTPLLFLMGIGPFARWKEASIAEISRTVRWAFAAAVVVGIALPLVYGSWTALTALGILLAAWIVFTALTNFVERVGNTRGNRSFLAAALSQPRSFVGMHLAHVGIAVFVVGVTMVSSFQEEKDVKMAPGESVDVAGYHFTFNGVKAVEGPNYMAAQGDFDLAVNGKFQRKMNPEKRNYASSGMPMTEASIDAGLLRDVYVSLGEPIDRDKPEGEWAVRVYYKPFVDWIWGGCILMALGGLLALLDRRYRAKARASAAIPAGSQTA encoded by the coding sequence ATGATTCCTGAACTCGGTCATTTCGCCCTCATTCTTGCCACCCTGGTCGCGCTGATCCTCGGCACCCTGCCGCTGCTCGGTGCCCACCGCAACCATTCCGCCTGGATTGCACTGGCCCGTCCGGCCGCCTCGGCCATGGCCTTGCTGCTGACCATTTCCTTCGGCTGCCTGATCCAGGCCTTCGTCACGAACGACTTTTCCGTCGTTTATGCCGCCCAGCATTCGAACTCCCTGCTGCCGCTGCAATATCGCGTCGCCGCCGTCTGGGGCGGTCATGAAGGCTCGCTGCTGTTATGGATGCTGTTCCTGACCTGGTGGGCCTTTGCCGTCGCCATGCTGTCGCGCCAGTTGCCGGAAGCCATGGTCGCCCGCGTCCTCGGCACGCTCGGCCTGGTCGCCTTCGGCTTCCTGCTCTTCATCCTGATCACCTCGAATCCGTTCGAGCGCCTGCTGCCGGCCGCTGCCGAAGGGCGCGACCTGAATCCGCTGTTGCAGGACTTCGGCCTGGTCATCCACCCGCCGCTGCTCTACATGGGTTATGTCGGCTTCTCGGTCGCCTTCGCCTTCGCCATTGCGGCGCTGCTTTCCGGCCAGCTTGACGCGGCCTGGGCACGCTGGTCGCGCCCGTGGACAATGGCCGCCTGGTGCTTCCTGACCCTGGGCATCGCGATGGGCTCGTGGTGGGCCTATTACGAACTGGGCTGGGGCGGCTGGTGGTTCTGGGACCCGGTCGAAAACGCTTCCTTCATGCCCTGGCTGGTCGGTACGGCGCTGATCCATTCGCTGGCGGTCACCGAAAAGCGCGGCAGTTTCAAGAACTGGACGGTACTGCTGGCGATTTCCGCCTTCTCGCTGTCGCTGCTCGGCACCTTCCTGGTCCGTTCCGGCGTACTGACCTCGGTGCATGCCTTCGCCACCGACCCGCGCCGCGGCGTCTTCATCCTGATCTTCCTGGTCGCCGTGATCGGCAGCTCGCTGGCGCTGTTCGCCTGGCGCGCCCCCAAGGTTGGCCTGGGCGGGCGCTTCGGCCTGGTCTCGCGCGAGTCGCTGCTGCTCACCAACAACGTGCTGCTCGTCGTCGCCTGCGCCACCGTGCTGCTCGGCACGCTTTACCCGCTGCTGATCGATGCGCTCGGCGTCGGCAAGATCTCGGTCGGTCCACCGTATTTCAATGCCGTTTTTGTCCCGGTCATGACACCCTTGCTGTTCCTGATGGGCATCGGTCCCTTCGCGCGCTGGAAGGAAGCCTCCATCGCCGAAATCAGCCGTACCGTGCGCTGGGCCTTCGCCGCCGCAGTCGTCGTCGGCATCGCCCTGCCGCTGGTTTATGGCAGCTGGACGGCGTTGACCGCACTGGGCATCCTGCTCGCCGCCTGGATCGTGTTCACGGCACTAACCAACTTCGTCGAACGCGTCGGCAACACGCGTGGCAACCGTTCCTTCCTTGCTGCCGCACTGAGCCAGCCGCGCAGCTTCGTCGGCATGCACCTGGCCCACGTCGGCATCGCCGTTTTCGTCGTCGGCGTCACCATGGTGTCGAGCTTCCAGGAAGAAAAGGACGTCAAGATGGCGCCCGGCGAATCGGTCGATGTCGCCGGCTACCACTTCACCTTCAACGGCGTGAAGGCCGTCGAAGGCCCCAACTACATGGCGGCGCAGGGTGACTTCGACCTGGCGGTCAACGGCAAATTCCAGCGCAAAATGAACCCGGAAAAGCGCAATTACGCCTCCTCCGGCATGCCGATGACCGAAGCCTCGATCGATGCCGGCCTGCTGCGCGACGTCTATGTCTCGCTCGGCGAGCCGATCGACCGCGACAAGCCGGAAGGCGAATGGGCCGTGCGCGTCTATTACAAACCCTTCGTCGACTGGATCTGGGGCGGCTGCATCCTGATGGCGCTGGGCGGCCTGCTCGCGCTGCTCGATCGCCGTTACCGCGCCAAGGCGCGCGCCAGCGCCGCCATTCCCGCAGGAAGCCAAACCGCATGA
- a CDS encoding DsbE family thiol:disulfide interchange protein has protein sequence MNRYFWILGGFAALVVLLAIGLNLNPRDVPSPLVGKPAPAFSLNVLAKPDTTLGPKDMQGKVWLLNVWASWCISCRQEHPVLVNFSKSSKVPLVGLNYKEVRGDGEFDMGKISAADEKKLAFERAGKWLATHGDPYTLTVMDLDGRVGIDYGVYGVPETYVIDKAGIIRMKHTGPITPDVLSGKILPLIAELDK, from the coding sequence ATGAACCGTTATTTCTGGATACTCGGCGGCTTTGCCGCCCTCGTCGTGCTGCTCGCCATCGGGCTCAATCTGAATCCGCGCGACGTCCCGTCGCCGCTGGTCGGCAAGCCGGCCCCGGCCTTCAGCCTGAACGTGCTCGCCAAGCCGGACACGACGCTCGGCCCGAAGGACATGCAGGGCAAGGTCTGGCTGCTCAACGTCTGGGCTTCGTGGTGCATCTCCTGCCGCCAGGAACACCCGGTGCTGGTCAATTTCTCGAAGAGCAGCAAGGTGCCGCTGGTTGGCCTCAACTACAAGGAAGTGCGCGGCGACGGCGAATTCGACATGGGCAAGATCTCCGCTGCCGACGAGAAGAAGCTCGCCTTCGAGCGCGCCGGAAAATGGCTGGCGACGCACGGCGACCCCTACACGCTGACCGTGATGGATCTCGACGGCCGCGTCGGCATCGACTACGGCGTCTATGGCGTGCCGGAAACCTACGTCATCGACAAGGCCGGCATCATCCGCATGAAGCACACCGGCCCGATCACGCCGGACGTCCTGTCCGGCAAGATCCTGCCGCTGATCGCGGAGCTCGACAAATGA
- a CDS encoding cytochrome c-type biogenesis protein, which produces MIARVLVFALFLASTAAFGSEINEAAQAADPVAEKRLQGLSEELRCLVCQNQTIADSNAELAVDLRREIRGMIKDGKSDKEIVDFMVVRYGDFVLYRPPVKGITLLLWGGPIALLLFGLYALLRYLRQRAGRLADDQPLTADEARRAAALLKETDPK; this is translated from the coding sequence ATGATCGCGCGCGTTCTGGTTTTTGCCCTTTTTCTCGCGTCGACCGCTGCCTTCGGCTCGGAAATCAACGAAGCGGCGCAAGCTGCCGACCCGGTGGCCGAAAAGCGCCTGCAGGGCCTTTCCGAAGAATTGCGCTGCCTGGTTTGCCAGAACCAGACCATTGCCGACTCGAATGCCGAACTGGCCGTCGACCTGCGCCGCGAAATCCGCGGCATGATCAAGGATGGCAAGTCGGACAAGGAAATCGTCGACTTCATGGTCGTCCGCTACGGCGACTTCGTGCTCTACCGGCCGCCGGTCAAGGGCATCACGCTGCTCCTCTGGGGCGGTCCGATCGCCCTGCTGCTGTTCGGCCTCTACGCCCTGCTGCGCTACCTGCGCCAGCGTGCCGGGCGCCTTGCCGACGATCAGCCACTGACCGCCGATGAAGCCCGCCGCGCCGCCGCGCTGCTCAAGGAAACCGACCCGAAATGA
- the ccmI gene encoding c-type cytochrome biogenesis protein CcmI — protein MIQFALIAILLIVVVAAFILPPLWFARRPQNSTGDRQASNLAIFRDQLADLAAEHQAGALADADFAQAEREIQRRLLEEVPAGSGETSTSNAPSRKTAIALILLLPILALGAYGILGNPRALDPAQAVAQPQMTPEQINEMVSRLAARMQENPDDLKGWLMLARSYKTMGRYEEAGSAYGKAEKLVNEDPELLASYAETLAMAGGKGLKGKPRQLVERALKLDPKHAHSLFLAGAAAMEAGDNKQGVAYWEALLPQVDPGSEIDQMLRSGIDKMKAGGKN, from the coding sequence ATGATCCAGTTCGCCCTCATCGCCATATTGCTCATCGTGGTCGTCGCCGCCTTCATCCTGCCGCCGCTGTGGTTCGCCCGTCGCCCGCAGAACAGCACCGGCGATCGCCAGGCTTCGAATCTGGCCATTTTCCGCGACCAACTGGCCGACCTGGCGGCCGAGCATCAGGCCGGTGCGCTGGCTGATGCCGATTTCGCCCAGGCCGAGCGCGAAATCCAGCGTCGCCTGCTCGAGGAAGTCCCGGCCGGCAGCGGCGAAACCAGCACCAGCAATGCGCCGAGCCGCAAGACGGCAATCGCCCTGATCCTGCTCCTGCCCATCCTGGCGCTGGGTGCCTACGGCATCCTCGGCAACCCACGCGCTCTCGACCCGGCCCAGGCCGTCGCCCAGCCGCAGATGACGCCGGAACAGATCAATGAAATGGTGAGCCGGCTGGCCGCCCGCATGCAGGAGAATCCCGACGACCTCAAGGGCTGGCTGATGCTGGCGCGCTCCTACAAGACCATGGGCCGCTACGAGGAAGCCGGCAGCGCCTACGGGAAAGCAGAAAAGCTGGTCAATGAAGACCCCGAACTTCTCGCCAGCTATGCCGAAACCCTGGCCATGGCCGGCGGCAAGGGCCTCAAGGGCAAGCCGCGCCAGCTCGTCGAACGCGCCCTCAAGCTCGACCCCAAGCACGCGCATTCCCTGTTCCTGGCCGGCGCCGCCGCCATGGAAGCCGGTGACAACAAACAGGGCGTCGCCTACTGGGAAGCCCTGTTGCCGCAAGTCGATCCGGGTTCGGAAATCGACCAGATGCTGCGCAGCGGCATCGACAAGATGAAAGCCGGCGGCAAGAACTGA
- a CDS encoding exopolyphosphatase: protein MPQEKFRLVTRSDFDGLVCAVLLNELDLIDDIKFVHPKDMQDGKIDITARDITTNLPYVAAAHLAFDHHLSETIRNTGERKNHIIQAEAPSAARVVYNYYGGKEAFPNITDDMMDAVDKADAAQFSRDEILNPTDWVLLNYLMDARTGLGRFRDFRISNYTLMMDLIKYCRNHGIDEILALPDVKERVDLYVEQAAMASEQIQRCTTVHKNLAVLDLRNEETIWATNRFMIYALFPQTNISIHVLWGVQKQNTVFATGKSILDRGSKTNVGELMLQYGGGGHQAAGTCQVANDQAAATLQALITKINADG, encoded by the coding sequence ATGCCCCAAGAGAAATTCCGTCTCGTCACGCGCAGTGACTTTGACGGCCTCGTCTGTGCCGTGCTGCTCAACGAACTCGACCTGATCGACGACATCAAGTTCGTGCATCCGAAAGACATGCAGGACGGCAAGATCGACATCACCGCGCGCGACATCACCACCAACCTGCCTTACGTCGCCGCCGCCCACCTCGCCTTCGACCACCACCTGTCGGAAACCATCCGCAACACCGGCGAGCGCAAGAATCACATCATCCAGGCGGAAGCCCCGTCGGCTGCGCGTGTTGTGTACAACTACTACGGCGGCAAGGAAGCCTTCCCGAACATCACCGACGACATGATGGATGCGGTCGACAAGGCCGATGCGGCACAATTCAGCCGCGACGAGATCCTCAATCCGACCGACTGGGTACTGCTCAACTATCTGATGGATGCACGCACCGGCCTCGGCCGCTTCCGTGACTTCCGGATCAGCAACTACACGCTGATGATGGATCTGATCAAATACTGCCGCAATCACGGCATCGACGAGATTCTCGCCCTGCCCGACGTCAAGGAGCGGGTCGATCTTTACGTCGAACAGGCGGCAATGGCCAGCGAACAGATCCAGCGCTGCACCACGGTACACAAAAACCTCGCGGTCCTCGACCTGCGCAATGAAGAGACCATCTGGGCGACCAACCGCTTCATGATCTACGCGCTCTTCCCGCAGACCAACATCTCGATCCACGTGCTGTGGGGCGTCCAGAAGCAGAACACGGTTTTCGCGACCGGCAAGTCGATTCTCGACCGCGGCAGCAAGACCAACGTTGGCGAACTGATGCTGCAGTACGGCGGCGGTGGTCACCAGGCAGCCGGCACCTGTCAGGTTGCCAACGATCAGGCTGCTGCAACACTGCAGGCGCTGATCACCAAGATCAACGCCGACGGCTGA
- a CDS encoding acetyl-CoA carboxylase biotin carboxylase subunit, translated as MFTKILIANRGEIACRVIKTARKMGIKTVAVYSEADKDALFVDMADEAVCIGPAASKESYLVADKIIAACKQTGAQAVHPGYGFLSENAAFSRRLEEEGIKFIGPKHYSIAKMGDKIESKKLAIEAKVNTIPGYNEAIAGPDEAVKIAQGIGYPVMIKASAGGGGKGLRVAYNDAEAHEGFSSCVNEARNSFGDDRVFIEKYVLEPRHIEIQVLGDSHGNYVYLNERDCSIQRRHQKVIEEAPSPFVDPEMRKAMGEQAVALARAVNYESAGTVEFVVSGATKEFYFLEMNTRLQVEHPVTELITGLDLVEQMIRVAYGEKLPLAQADVKINGWSMECRINAEDPFRGFLPSTGRLVKFLPPKETTDANGTTRVDTGVYDGGEISMFYDSMIAKLIVHAATREQAIARMRDALNGFVIRGISSNIPFQAALMQHPVFHSGIFDTGFIPKHYPTGFDASMVPHDDPALLVSVAAYVYRAFTDRSASITGQLQGHERIVSDNWCVVRLNPNGNESHHVVARPIAGGYHVEYQGKQYEILSDWKLGESLFNGTCNGEAFTLQVERHKTKYSLFHWGTRADFMVMSARAAELLALMPEKPAPDLSKFLLSPMPGLLREVAVSVGQEVKAGEKLAVIEAMKMENILKADQDCKVKKISAAAGESLSVDQVIIEFE; from the coding sequence ATGTTCACTAAAATTCTGATCGCAAACCGCGGCGAAATCGCCTGCCGTGTCATCAAGACCGCCCGCAAGATGGGCATCAAGACGGTCGCCGTCTATTCCGAAGCCGACAAGGATGCCTTGTTCGTCGATATGGCCGATGAAGCCGTCTGCATCGGCCCGGCTGCCTCGAAAGAGTCTTATCTGGTTGCCGACAAGATCATCGCTGCCTGCAAGCAGACCGGTGCTCAGGCCGTCCATCCTGGCTACGGTTTCCTGTCCGAGAACGCCGCATTTTCCCGCCGTCTGGAAGAAGAAGGCATCAAGTTCATCGGTCCGAAGCACTACTCCATCGCCAAGATGGGCGACAAGATCGAGTCCAAGAAGCTGGCCATCGAAGCCAAGGTCAACACCATCCCGGGCTACAACGAGGCCATCGCGGGTCCTGACGAAGCCGTCAAGATCGCCCAGGGCATCGGCTATCCGGTGATGATCAAGGCTTCCGCCGGCGGCGGCGGCAAGGGTCTGCGCGTTGCCTACAACGATGCCGAAGCCCATGAAGGCTTCTCTTCCTGCGTCAATGAAGCCCGCAACTCCTTCGGTGATGACCGCGTCTTCATCGAAAAGTACGTGCTCGAACCGCGCCACATCGAAATCCAGGTGCTTGGCGACAGCCATGGCAACTACGTGTACCTGAACGAGCGCGATTGCTCGATCCAGCGTCGTCACCAGAAGGTCATCGAAGAGGCGCCGAGCCCCTTCGTCGATCCGGAAATGCGCAAGGCGATGGGCGAACAGGCCGTGGCCCTGGCCCGTGCCGTGAATTACGAGTCGGCCGGTACGGTCGAATTCGTGGTCTCCGGCGCGACCAAGGAATTCTACTTCCTGGAAATGAACACCCGTCTGCAGGTGGAACATCCGGTTACCGAGCTGATCACCGGCCTCGACCTGGTCGAGCAGATGATCCGCGTTGCCTACGGCGAAAAGCTGCCGCTGGCCCAGGCTGACGTCAAGATCAACGGCTGGTCCATGGAGTGCCGGATCAACGCCGAAGACCCGTTCCGCGGCTTCCTGCCGTCCACTGGTCGTCTGGTCAAGTTCCTGCCGCCCAAGGAAACCACCGACGCCAATGGCACGACCCGTGTCGATACCGGCGTATACGACGGTGGCGAAATCTCGATGTTCTACGACTCGATGATCGCCAAGCTGATCGTGCATGCTGCCACCCGCGAGCAGGCCATCGCCCGCATGCGTGATGCCCTGAACGGTTTCGTCATCCGCGGCATTTCCTCGAACATTCCGTTCCAGGCCGCGCTGATGCAGCATCCGGTTTTCCATTCCGGCATCTTCGATACCGGTTTCATCCCCAAGCACTACCCGACGGGTTTCGACGCCTCGATGGTGCCGCATGATGATCCGGCCCTGCTGGTCTCTGTTGCTGCCTACGTCTATCGCGCCTTCACCGACCGTTCCGCTTCGATCACCGGCCAGTTGCAGGGTCACGAGCGTATCGTCAGCGACAACTGGTGTGTTGTTCGCCTGAATCCGAACGGCAACGAGAGTCATCATGTTGTGGCGCGTCCGATCGCTGGCGGTTACCACGTTGAATACCAGGGCAAGCAATACGAGATCCTGTCCGACTGGAAGCTGGGCGAGTCGCTGTTCAACGGTACCTGCAACGGTGAAGCATTCACCCTGCAGGTCGAACGTCACAAGACCAAGTACAGCCTGTTCCACTGGGGCACGCGTGCCGACTTCATGGTGATGAGCGCCCGCGCTGCCGAACTGCTGGCCCTGATGCCCGAAAAGCCGGCGCCCGACCTCTCGAAGTTCCTGCTTTCCCCGATGCCGGGTCTGCTGCGCGAAGTGGCAGTCAGCGTCGGTCAGGAAGTCAAGGCGGGCGAGAAGCTGGCGGTCATCGAAGCCATGAAGATGGAAAATATCCTCAAGGCCGACCAGGACTGCAAGGTCAAGAAGATCTCCGCTGCGGCCGGCGAAAGCCTGTCGGTGGATCAGGTGATCATCGAGTTCGAATAA
- a CDS encoding acyl-CoA carboxylase subunit beta, with protein MHDIIRQLEKKRELARLGGGQKRIDSQHKKGKLTARERIELLLDPDSFEEWDMFKEHRCTDFGMDQAEKTPGDGVVIGYGTINGRLVFVFSQDFTVFGGSLSETHAEKICKVMDQAMKVGAPVIGLNDSGGARIQEGVASLGGYADVFQRNVMASGVVPQISMIMGPCAGGAVYSPSMTDFIFMVKDSSYMFVTGPEVVKTVTHEDVTAEELGGAVTHTSKSGVADLAFENDVEALSMLRRFMNFLPANNKEKPPVTWTNDPAGRMDYSLDTLVPDNNNKPYDMKELLIKVVDDNDFFEIQPDYAKNIIIGFGRVDGHPVGIVANQPLVLAGCLDIKSSIKAARFVRFCDAFNIPVVTFVDVPGFMPGTQQEYGGIIKHGAKLLYAYAECTVPKVTVITRKAYGGAYDVMSSKHLRGDVNLAWPSAEIAVMGPKGAVEIIFREEKNDPAKLAEREAEYKDKFANPFVAGARGFIDDVIMPHATRKRIARSLAMLRDKKLDNPWRKHGNIPL; from the coding sequence ATGCACGACATCATCCGCCAGCTGGAAAAAAAGCGTGAACTGGCCCGCCTCGGCGGTGGCCAGAAGCGTATCGACAGCCAGCACAAGAAGGGCAAGCTGACCGCCCGTGAACGTATCGAGCTGCTGCTCGACCCGGATTCCTTCGAAGAATGGGACATGTTCAAGGAGCACCGCTGTACCGATTTCGGTATGGATCAGGCGGAAAAAACTCCGGGTGACGGCGTGGTTATCGGCTACGGCACGATCAACGGCCGTCTGGTCTTCGTCTTCTCGCAGGATTTCACCGTGTTCGGCGGCTCGCTGTCGGAAACCCATGCCGAGAAGATCTGCAAGGTCATGGATCAGGCGATGAAGGTTGGCGCCCCGGTGATCGGTCTCAATGACTCGGGCGGCGCCCGCATCCAGGAAGGCGTTGCCTCCCTCGGCGGTTACGCCGACGTGTTCCAGCGCAACGTGATGGCCTCCGGCGTCGTGCCGCAGATCTCCATGATCATGGGCCCCTGTGCCGGTGGTGCGGTGTACTCGCCGTCGATGACCGATTTCATCTTCATGGTGAAAGACTCGTCCTACATGTTCGTGACCGGTCCGGAAGTCGTCAAGACGGTCACCCACGAAGACGTCACCGCCGAAGAACTGGGCGGTGCAGTGACGCATACCAGCAAGTCCGGCGTCGCCGACCTCGCTTTCGAGAACGACGTCGAAGCCCTGTCCATGCTGCGCCGCTTCATGAACTTCCTGCCGGCCAACAACAAGGAAAAGCCGCCGGTTACCTGGACCAACGATCCGGCCGGTCGCATGGATTATTCGCTCGACACCCTGGTGCCGGACAATAACAACAAGCCGTACGACATGAAGGAATTGCTGATCAAGGTCGTCGACGACAACGATTTCTTCGAAATCCAGCCGGATTACGCCAAGAACATCATCATCGGCTTCGGTCGCGTTGACGGCCACCCGGTCGGCATCGTCGCCAACCAGCCGCTGGTGCTGGCCGGCTGTCTGGACATCAAGTCCTCGATCAAGGCTGCCCGTTTCGTCCGCTTCTGCGATGCCTTCAACATTCCGGTCGTCACCTTCGTCGATGTGCCGGGCTTCATGCCGGGTACGCAGCAGGAATACGGCGGCATCATCAAGCACGGCGCCAAGCTGCTCTACGCGTACGCCGAATGTACCGTGCCGAAGGTCACCGTGATTACCCGCAAGGCCTACGGCGGCGCTTACGACGTGATGTCGTCCAAGCACCTGCGCGGCGACGTCAATCTCGCCTGGCCGTCTGCCGAAATCGCCGTGATGGGCCCGAAGGGCGCCGTCGAGATCATCTTCCGCGAGGAAAAGAACGATCCGGCCAAGCTCGCCGAGCGCGAAGCCGAATACAAGGACAAGTTCGCCAATCCGTTCGTGGCTGGCGCACGTGGCTTCATCGACGACGTCATCATGCCGCATGCCACCCGCAAGCGTATTGCCCGCTCGCTGGCCATGTTGCGCGACAAGAAACTCGACAATCCGTGGCGCAAGCACGGCAACATTCCTCTGTAA
- the meaB gene encoding methylmalonyl Co-A mutase-associated GTPase MeaB, with the protein MHPGEAAVLAHSLSSADQALVDGVLAGQRRALAKAITLIESTRPDHQQRAQQVLNALLPSTGKAIRIGISGVPGAGKSTFIEALGVWLIEQGKKLAVLAVDPSSSVSGGSILGDKTRMELLSQREEAFIRPSPSSGSLGGVAEKSREAMLLCEASGYDVIIIETVGVGQSETTVAGMVDMFCLLQLPNAGDDLQAIKKGIVEIADMVVINKADIDKQATAVVRAQWRNALHMLRPASPNWAPPVIALSALHKQGIGEFWEQVEKFEAALKPTGEFAAKRQHQALSWMWQMIDSGLRQHFRLHPRVQENLPAFTQSVEQGHTTPAAAAYALLDYLKH; encoded by the coding sequence ATGCATCCGGGCGAAGCTGCCGTGCTGGCGCATTCCCTTTCTTCTGCCGATCAGGCGCTGGTAGACGGCGTGCTGGCCGGTCAGCGCCGTGCGCTGGCCAAGGCCATCACGCTGATCGAGTCGACGCGGCCGGATCACCAGCAACGCGCGCAGCAGGTGCTGAACGCGCTGCTGCCGAGCACCGGCAAGGCGATCCGCATTGGTATTTCCGGCGTGCCGGGGGCGGGTAAATCGACTTTCATCGAAGCACTCGGCGTCTGGCTGATCGAGCAGGGCAAGAAACTTGCCGTGCTCGCGGTCGACCCCTCGTCTTCGGTGTCCGGCGGTTCCATCCTCGGCGACAAGACGCGTATGGAGCTGCTCAGTCAGCGCGAGGAAGCCTTCATCCGGCCGAGTCCGTCTTCCGGTTCATTGGGCGGCGTTGCCGAGAAGTCGCGCGAAGCCATGCTGCTCTGCGAAGCCTCCGGCTACGATGTGATCATCATCGAGACGGTTGGCGTCGGCCAGTCGGAAACGACCGTCGCCGGCATGGTCGACATGTTTTGCCTGCTGCAGTTGCCGAATGCCGGCGACGATCTGCAGGCCATCAAAAAAGGTATCGTCGAGATCGCCGACATGGTGGTCATCAACAAGGCCGACATCGACAAGCAGGCTACCGCCGTTGTCCGTGCCCAGTGGCGCAATGCGTTGCACATGCTGCGTCCGGCCTCACCGAACTGGGCGCCGCCGGTCATCGCCCTGTCGGCCTTGCACAAGCAGGGCATCGGCGAGTTCTGGGAACAGGTCGAGAAATTCGAGGCCGCCCTCAAACCGACCGGCGAGTTCGCGGCCAAGCGGCAACACCAGGCATTGTCCTGGATGTGGCAGATGATCGATTCCGGCCTGCGCCAGCATTTCCGTCTTCACCCGCGCGTGCAGGAAAACCTGCCCGCGTTCACCCAATCCGTCGAACAGGGTCATACGACACCGGCTGCTGCCGCGTATGCGCTGCTCGACTATCTGAAACACTAA